Genomic DNA from Desulfonema ishimotonii:
CTTTCCAAAGACGGGGAACGCATCATCTCAAGAGAGGTTATCACCCATGTAAAAAAAGGGGTTATCGCAGATCAGTTTTATGCGGAACGGCTATATAGCGGGGACAGCCTCAGAGAACTGTTTCAACAGGCAAATTTTGAGGATATTGAATTTCATACCGAGATCAGAGCGGATTCAAAACGCGATCAGGACCTGGGGATGATGGCAAGGCGACTTGTCGTTTCTGCTGCCGTTAAAAAAGAGCTGACCATTATCAGAAGACCGGATGACGAAAGGAAAACCATTGCGGTCCTCATGGGAGACCCCGGTAAAAGCGATGTCGTGAAGCCCAACGCCAACTTTGATAATGATGACTTTTTTACGATCAATGAGTTGAAAAAGGCGCTGACCGGGATAACAGAATACAACTTCATCTATCTGAACCAGCATGACAAATTATTAAATGAACTCCTGAAGATGAAATGCAAACCGGATTTCGTATTCAACCTGTGTGACGAAGGCTTTAATAATGAGGCTTCAAAGGAGCTCCACATTCCTTCGCTCCTGGAAGTGCTGAATCTGCCTTATACGGGGGGAACGCCCCAGTGCCTTGCCTACTGTTATGACAAATCACTGGTCCGGGGGATTGCAAAAGAGATGGATATTCCGGTCCCCAGAGCTTTCATCGTTAAGCCCGAAGACACTGTGTTTATCGAGCTGACCCTTGATTTTCCTGTCATCGTCAAACCGAACTTCGGCGATTCCAGTTTTGGAATCACACAGCATAATGTGTGTCATGATATTCAGTCTCTGGAGAATGCCATTTCGCAGGTTAGGAAAAAATTTGGCTATAACAGACCGATTCTCGTTGAACAACTCCTTACGGGAAAAGATATCAGTGTGGGCATTATCGGAAACCCGCCGGAATCCTATCTGGTGCTGCCGGTCATTGAGGAAGATTACTCGGCATTGCCGCCGGATCTGCCCCGGATCTGCGGGTATGAGGCAAAGTGGCATTCTGATTCCCCGTATTGGAAGATAAAGTCCGTTCCCGCCAATCTCCCCGAAGAGACGGAACGGTTCCTGATCGCAAGCTGTATCAAGTTGTTTGAACGGCTTGAATGCAGGGACTATGCAAGATTTGACTGGCGGCTGGATGCAAACGGGACGCCGCGATTACTGGAGGCCAATCCGAATCCCGGCTGGTGCTGGGATGGGCATCTGGCCAAAATGGCCAATTTTGCCGGAATATCCTATCCGGAGATGTTACAGAAAATTTTGAAAGCAGGCGAGGAAAGGATCGCAACCGGTGATGACGGACAAGGGACAACCGGTGCGGAAAATTCGGGTGCGAAATGCGCCCAGATGGTTTCAAACAGTCTGATATAGCGCAAAAAGTGCAGGTTTCTTCTGAAAACAGCAGGAGAAACCTGCACGTCACCAACCTGTCCTCTGACGGTGCTGAATCTTTTTCAGGGGAAACGTAACCCTGCCGTGTCAGACGGCCTGGGGCGTTCCATATCGTTTTTGTTTTGAGAAATTCCATTGACCGGGGTTCAGACCTCAGATCTGAATTCATTTGAAAGCAATATCTTCCGACTTCGGAACCCCGTTCCGTCAGTCTGAATAATGGCGGATTTCATCTGTGATCCGGTATTATTTCATAAAACTTCCTGTGTGACTGTCATGCCGATTCCCGTGCCGTGTCTGTTTCCTGTATAAACCGGGCAACCGCCTCCATCTCCTCAACACGCTGGGCGTTGGCAATATAGGCATAATTGCCGATGGCTGCGCTGAAAGGCGACTCCACAGGCCCGTGCTGAACGATCAGATAGCCGTATTTCCGCATAATATCCCGGTGCGAGTGCAGATAACTTTTGTTCAGCTTCCGTCCGATATAGCCGCAGTGATAGGGGCGGGTGTACGTCTCACCAAACCGGTTGTTGACAAGGATACCGGCCCATCCCCGGTACACATCAATATTGTTGGCGTAATTGAACATATCGG
This window encodes:
- a CDS encoding methyltransferase domain-containing protein, with protein sequence MAKNVKSQKTKWKESLGPVEDLESYVRADWWRNIFNANYLRTDGDVVEDETITRSEVDTFIGVLAPSEDSAILDLCCGQGRHALEFARRGFTSVFGLDRSHYLIVRARKINNQEGTNVTFKEGDARKLPFASDTFDHIIIAGNSFGYFESLQDDLKILSEVRRILKPGGKILLDVTDGDYMRKEFQPRSWEWIDKKYFVCRERSLSKDGERIISREVITHVKKGVIADQFYAERLYSGDSLRELFQQANFEDIEFHTEIRADSKRDQDLGMMARRLVVSAAVKKELTIIRRPDDERKTIAVLMGDPGKSDVVKPNANFDNDDFFTINELKKALTGITEYNFIYLNQHDKLLNELLKMKCKPDFVFNLCDEGFNNEASKELHIPSLLEVLNLPYTGGTPQCLAYCYDKSLVRGIAKEMDIPVPRAFIVKPEDTVFIELTLDFPVIVKPNFGDSSFGITQHNVCHDIQSLENAISQVRKKFGYNRPILVEQLLTGKDISVGIIGNPPESYLVLPVIEEDYSALPPDLPRICGYEAKWHSDSPYWKIKSVPANLPEETERFLIASCIKLFERLECRDYARFDWRLDANGTPRLLEANPNPGWCWDGHLAKMANFAGISYPEMLQKILKAGEERIATGDDGQGTTGAENSGAKCAQMVSNSLI